GACCCATGGGTTTCTCTGTCAAACTGGCCTCTGCtaccctctgcctccctgtctgctCTGCACACTGCTGTCCTCTGGCTCCCTGTCAACACTGCACACTGTtatcctctgcctccctgtctacACTGGACTCTGCTGCCCTCTGGCTTCCTGTCTACACTGCACACTGCTGCCCTGTGGCTCCCTGTCTATAAGGACTCAGCTGCTGGAAGGCAGGAGCCACTCCTTTGGGCTGGCAGAGGGATCTGTCCTCAGGACCCTGCCTGGTTGTCACCTTCCTCTCAGGAGCTTGGAGAGACCACTCCTGCTCTGAGAGTGAGCAAGCTTGAGGGTCCCCAGCAACACTCACTCAAGCTCCTCCTCAGGACGAGTCCGGCTGCAGAAGGGGGCCTCCCTGCACATCGAGGGGCTCCGGGCGGAGGACCAGGGCTGGTACGAGTGCCGGGTGCTCTTCCTAGACCAGCAGCACCCCGAGGACGAAGCGGCCAATGGCTCCTGGGTGCACCTTACTGTCAACTGTATGTGGCTGGTGGGGGACAGTACTGATACCCCTGCTTTGCTGGCTTATTGTCTGCATCCTAGCCCCAGCCCACCCTACTCTGCCAGGCCTAGTGCACCACGTTTTGCTCTCCTTACCCCAACCCCCTCTATCACCCTAGCCTGCCTCACTGCCACCTCACGCAGTATGGCCCCTATAAACTGCAGGACCTTCTCAtttccttctgctccccacacacCTCTCCAGGGTGATAGAAGAGCTGGATCTGGGTAGCAGGACTCGAAGATTTGTTTTTCCCAAACGTGGTGCCCAGTGGTTCTTAGTTCAGCAGAAAAGAGCCACAACTCCTCCACTGCATAGATGAGGCCACTGGGCAGGGTGGAGCAGAGGCCAGGACAGTGGGAGCACTGGGACTGGCTCTGTAGATGGCACAGCACTGGGGTTCCCTGTGTCACCCCACTGGCTTGGGTGCAGCAGACGGGCTGTTCAGGGGGAGTCTGGTCTGTCTTGGGTTCTGGAATCCTGGTTTTTGGGTTCATACCTCCCTGTCAGGATACTTGAGGCCCTGATACCTATCTTCTCACAGCACCCCCTGAATTCCTGGAAACACCCCCCAAAGTGCTGGAGGTGCGGGAGCTGGAGCCCCTGACCCTGCGTTGTGTGGCCCACGGCAGCCCTCAGCCTCAGGTCACCTGGAAGCTCCAAGGACAGGACTTGGGCCAAGGTCAGGGTCCTGTGCAGGTGAGGCCTGGGACTgacaggtggggggaggggagtactCCCTGGAATTATACAGGGCTTCCCTGAGCTGGCTGCTGTCGCCCTCTGCTGGCCACCCCAGGAAGTGCAAGGTGAACCAGCCAAGGGAAGGTGGGTGACACTTTTCACTGTAGGCCTCCTCTTCCACCCGCCTAATCCCCTAGGTGCAGAATGGAACACTGTGGATCCCGAAAGTGGAGCAAAGCAGCTCTGGCATCTACATCTGCCAGGCCTCCAGCACCGAGGGCAGCACCACTCACACTACCCAGCTGCTAGTGCTAGGTACAGGGTCTGGGGGCACTGGGGAGGAACTCCTGGACTGTGAATGTTTACTTTAGAGAATCAGCAGgatggggtccaggcagtggcacgcccagttaagtgcacataatactaagtgcaagggcaagtgcaaagatctgggttcaagcccctggctccccaccttcagaggtgacacttcacaagctgagaagcaggtctgcagatgtctatctgtctctctcctctatattcccctcctctctcaatttctctctatcctattacccccccccaaaaaaaaaaattaaaatgaccaccaggagcagtgaattcgtagtgctggcaccaagccccagtgataatcctggaggcaaaacaaaacagagagagtgagacacacacacacacacacacacacacacacacacacacacacacacacacacacacagaatcagCAGGACAAGCGGGTTCTCAGTGCCCAGCAGGGTGAGTGCTGGAGTCACAGGCATCCCTCTGAGGATCCTGTGCTGGCATCCTCAGCGGGGTGTGTGGGACTCACTCCATGCAGCCCCATGAAGGGCACAGATATTTGGGAGCAGAAGGTGCTAGATCTACCTTCTTCTGACCTCTTGATCCTGGGAACTGAGGTCTGGGCAGAACTGCCCACCCCAGTGTCCTCCAAGGGCTAAGAGGCCAGGAGGGccccacacagacatgcacacaggtTCACATagacaaatgcacacacacacacacacacacacacacacacacacacacacacacggtttctCAGCCCTTGATAGAATGAGCAGAGTAGCTACTCTAGGGATTTTGGTTAGATACAAATTACCTAAGACCCTGTAGTAACTATATCCCAGAGGGCAGATCCTGGAGAACAGTGGAAAAGGCCTCAAGCTCCAGGAGTTGTGGCTgaaccccctccctccctgtgtgTCCCCACAGGCCCCCCTGTCATCGTGGTGCCTCCCCAGAACAGCACAGTTAATGCCTCCCGAGATGCCTTGTTGACCTGCCGGGCAGAGGCCCACCCTACAAACCTCACCTACAGCTGGTTCCAGGATGGCACCAATGTCTTCCATATCCCGTGCGTCACTTTGGGGGACACTGAGTGGAGGACAGAGGGACCCTCTGAAAACCTCTGGCTGAGCACCCAAACCCCATGTCTCTGCAGCCGCCTACAGGCCCGGGTGCGAGTTCTGGTGGATGGGAGCCTGCGGCTGAGGGCCACCCAGCCCGACGATGCCGGCCGCTACACCTGCATACCCAGCAACGGATTCCCACCTCCACCTTCTGCGACCGCCTACCTCATTGTGCTCTGTAAGTCCTGTTtgcaccctgccccaccccaccttccCGCCTCATTCCTTGCACACCCACACCAGCCTCTGCTCCCCCAGACCCAGCCCAGGTGATCTCAATGCCTGCTGAGACTGCCCTGCCCATTGGCATGCAGGGGGTGATCCAGTGCCCTGCTCGGGCCAACCCCCCACTGCTTTTTGTCAGCTGGACCAAAGATGGGCAGGCCCTACAGCTAGACAAGGTAGGGGGCTGTGTGatgggtgggtggcaggggagCCAGAATAGAGACAGTCTGCGTGAGGGAGCCACAGCCCCTAGTGAGAGATGGCATCAGAGATGCCGCTAAGAGGTCAGGGACCCTCTTGGGTCTGCTGGTACTTAACTGCAGCTCCTGAGCCTTGGGTGACCAGTCTCCGTGCAGGAcacagcttcatggggggggggctaATGGCCTATGGGACCAAGtggtcttgggggtgggggaaaggagagagtgtGGGCGCCAAGTCAACTTGCCTGCTTCCCAAGTGAAAAGGGGCCCTTAGATGCAAAGACAGGCTTTCTTCGCCCGTCTGTCCCGGTGTTCACAGGGCTCAAAGATAACAGTTCTTAGTGAATTGTCaggaattgaagaaaaaaaaaaatggactcaaCTGAAATTGAGTCAACTGGCAAAAACTAGTCATAGGTGGCTGAGGGTGGCATTGCAGCCATGGTGTAAGCAGGAGCCCAGTCGTCAGGGCATGTGGGGGAACTGGAGTGGGGATCCGTCAGAGATCACAAGACTAAGCCCCTATCAAACTTATGGAGTGGACACTGGGAAGCCAGTGGCAGCAAGAACAGAGGGGGTCTGTAGGTGATATAGGAAGCAGGAAGAGGGAGTGAGCAGGGCTGGAGAGGCTGAGTTTCATCCTGGGCAGCTGGGAACCGGAGGTGTGGTCCTAGCAGGCCGGGTTTCCCAGGGCTCAGCACTGGGGGGTGCTCTTCATAATCTCCTCCCCATATGACATCCCCAGGGGAAAGTGATTGTAGTGTTCACatggcagagtgtgtgtgtgtgtgtgtgtgtgtatgtgtggcggggggggggtccttcTACAGGAGAAACGTGGTGACAGCCACCGCATCTGGGTCTCCATGCTGAGTGTCCGTGTCCCCCCTATCACCCCAGTTCCCTGGCTGGTCCCAGAGCCCAGAAGGCTCACTGATCATTGCCCTGGGGAATGAGGACGCGCTGGGAGAGTACTCTTGCACCCCCTACAACAGCCTGGGCACCACAGGGCCCTCTGCGGTGACCCGGGTGCTACTCAAGGTGAGGCTGGGGTGGATGTTTGTGTATCTGTGTTGGCGGGAGGGGGCTTAGGCTCCCCCATCTGTGTTGTTTGTGGGTTCCATACTGGCAGTGTTCAGTGCTGGGGAGGGGGACATGGGTCACATGTGGCTGGCTTTCCTTTATGCAATGCAGAGAGGGCTGGTTGGCCAGGGCAGGTGCAAGGGGGCTAGAAGCATGTAAGCCCCATCTCCTAACATACACAGAACTAGCATGGCCCTGAGGGTAGAGACTGGACCTTGCTGCTGGAAGCTGGGGAGGTGTGGCAGTGTGAGAGATCCAGGTCTCTCTGGCTTGCAGGCCCCCCCAGCATTCCTGGAGCGACCGAAGGAAGAGTATTTCCAGGAAGTGGGGCGGGAGCTCCTCATCCCTTGCTCTGCCAGTGGGGACCCTCCCCCTGCTGTGTCCTGGACCAAGGTAAGGCCCCCAGCTGCTCTACTTGTacctctaccctccaccctctctGAGGGACCCTGGGCCAATAGAAAGGATGGGGCTGTTGGTGGCGGTGGCACCCCTAGTGAGGGTGTCCTTCAGCTGATCTGTGGTTCTGCAGGTGGGTCAGGTGCTGCAGGGCCAGGCCCGGGTGGACAGCAATAGCAGCCTCCTCCTGCGCCCACTGACCAAGGAGGCCCATGGGCGCTGGGAGTGCATGGCCAGCAATGCCGTGGCCCGAGTGGCTGCCTTCACCAACATCTACGTGCTGGGTCCGTGAGTGAGAGCCATGGGGGATGGGGTGGAGTCCACTGGGGCAGGAAGTATGGGAGGAGGGGGTAATGGGCTGGGGGAGCATAGAGACCTGGAACTTCTTCCCTTGGGAGCTAACCATCACCCCTCACTCCCCTTGCAGGCACCAGCCCCCATGCAGTCACCAATGTGTCTGTGGTTCCTTTGCCCAAGGGGGTCAATGTGTCCTGGGAGCCTGGCTTTGATGGGGGCTACCTGCAGAGATTCAGTGTCTGGTACACCCCACTGTGAGTGCCCCCCACATTGTCCCACTCCTCCTtctgattctttctccctcttgggTTTTAGAGAATCTCAGTGTTGGGATGACAGAGGCACAAGTCATCTCTCTGGGCTCCATTCCCTCCTCTGCGAGCCCCCTCTTTAATGAGGTGGTTCCAATTCCTCCTGCCTTCTCTAGGGCCAAGCGTCCTGACCGAGCCCACCATGACTGGGTATCCCTGGCAGTGCCCGTGGGGGCAGCTCACCTACTGGTGCCGGGGCTTCAGCCTCACATGCCGTACCAGTTCAGCATCCTTGCTCAGAACAAGCTGGGGAGCGGGCCCTTCAGCGAGATTGTCTTGTCTGCCCCTGAAGGTGAGGTCTTGAGCCCAGAGTCGCTCCCATCCTACACCAACCCCATCCTCGGGAAGGCTGGAAGTCAGGGCTGCacaggaagcagcagggtgggagGGTCAAGGTGGGTTTTGTGGAGGATGGACCGGCTTTCCAGGAGTTTTGGGAGAGATGGGGATGGGGTTAGCTGTAGGGGTGGGGACACTGGAAGGTCTGTTTCTGCCTCTGTTCCCATTCAGGGTTTCCTACCACAACAGCTCCCCCCAGATTGCCCTCGACAGAGATGTCACCGCCTCTGTCCCCTCCACGAGGCCTAGTTGCAGTGAGGACGCCCCGGGGGGTACTTTTGCACTGGGATCCCCCGGAACTGGTCCCAGTGAGGCTGGATGGCTACATCCTGGAGGGACGGCAGGGCTCCCAGGGATGGGAGGTACTGGATCCGCAGGTGGCTGGCACAGACATGGAGCTGCTGGTACCTGGCCTCATCAAGGTGAGCTCAAGGGCACACGGAGCTGCCTGCCGGCTTCCCCAAAGGGTTCCACCTGCAAAACCTTTCCCAAAGGGGCTGGGAGTTGGTGTGTGCTGACCCCTGCGGGCTCCTCCCCAGGACGTGCTGTACGAATTCCGCCTGATGGCCTTCACGGATGGCGATGTCAGTGGTCCAAGCAACACTGCCAATGTCTCCACTTCGGGTGAGAGCCTGGGAGATAGGAGCTCAGGGCTGCAGGGGACACTGGAGCCCACTGTCCCGCACTGAGCCGCCCTCCCTCTTGCCCTCACCAGGCTTGGAGGTGTACCCTTCGCGCACTCAGTTGCCGGGCCTCTTGCCGCAGCCCGTGCTGGCCGGCGTGTTAGGCGGGGTGCTCTTCCTGGGCGCCGCAGTACTTGTTAGCGTGCTGGCCGCTTGCCTCATGAACCGGCGCCGGGCCGCGCGCCGCCGCCTCAAGCGCCTGCGCCAAGGTGAACCGGAGGCCCCGCCCTGCTCCTCCTTTGGCCACCAATGGAGGGCCACATCCTGTGAGGCCACGCCCGCCACTTGGTCGCCCAGCCCCTGGGTGGCCACACCCCTAGGAGTCCTGTTTCAAGAGGCGGCCACTCCCCCTTCGGGGCTGTCCACCTATAGGCACAGGCCCTCCCTCTACTTGGGCCTAGTGCATCCTGCAACCTGTTGCCCCATTCCTTGCTGTTCGGGTGGCCTGGGGCAGCTGAGCTCTGTGGCCTGCTGTTGCCTATGTCATCTTTCCCGCCCTGACAGGTCCACCGCTAATCTTCTCCCCGCCCGGAAAGGCAGCTCCACAGTAagttcccctcttcctccccattTTTCCTTATTGCACTGTCGGGTGCCCTCCGCCTCCCACCGCACCTGGGGAGGCATAAGGGAAAGCGGTGAGGAGGACAGTCCGGTGATCCTAGGGCCCTCTTCCCCGCCACCACAGGGTCCTTGTCTCGCTTGCTCCCCATAGCTCTGCTCTGTTGCGCATCAAATCTCTCAAGGCCTGATGCTGGTTCCTGGGAGGGTCTGGCCCCTGCCACAGACCCTGACCTCCTGTCCCTCCCCAGCTCTGCACCGGGCTCGGGCAGCCCAGACAGCGTGGCCAAGCTGAAGCTCCAGGCATCCCCAGTGCTCAGTCTGCGCCAGAGTCTACTCTGGGGGGAGCCCCCAGgaccccccagcccccctccGGACCCTCCACCTAGCCGGGGATCCTTGCCCTTGGAGCCCATTTCGAGGGGACCAGATGGGCGCTTTGTCATGGCTCCCAGCTTGAGGTCCTCCCAAGAAAGATCAGGCCCAGATCAGGTGGAGTTTCAGACCCCAGCCGGGCGCCAGGCCAGGTCCTTTgactgcagcagcagcagccccagTGGGCTACCTGAGCCCCTCCACATCTCTGACATCAGCCCTGTTGTGCCCCCTCCCATgaccctgcccagccccctgccggGCCCGGGGTCCTTACTGCAGTATCTGAGTCTGCCCTTCTTCCGGGAGATGAATGTGGATGGGGACTGGCCCCCCTTGGAGGAGCCAGCACTGGCACCACCTCGGGATTACATggacacccagccctgccccagctCTTCTTTTCTCTGCCCTCTGGACTCCCCCACCGTGTCCTCAAGGACTGCCCAAGAGCTCCCTTACACAGCACTGGCTGACTGGACTCTGAGAGAGAGGCTGCTGCCAAGCCTCCTCCCTGCGGCTCCCCGGGGCAGCCTCACCAGCCAGAGTAGTGGGCGGGGCAGTGCCTCCTTCCTACGGCCCCCTTCCTCAGCCCCCTCTGCTGGGGGCAGCTACCTCAGTCCCCCGCCTGGAGACACCAGCAGCTGGGCCAATGGCCTTGAGAGGTGGTCACGGAGGGAGCACGTGCTGACTGTCAGCAAGAGGTGAGGGGTGCTTCCTGCTGGTTCCTACCCATtgccacctgtccttgcactcccTGCCCATCCCTATCTGTCTCCTTTGTTCCCGTCCGTTGACTCTTAACCACTAGTCTGGCCTGGTCCCACCCTGTTGGCTATGGCCACTTCCCCACCTTCCTAGTGCCCTGTTCAGAGGACCTGTCTCCTGCAGCAGCTGCTGAGATCCAGGACTCTTTAGAGTATAACTGTGGACTAACCTGGGTtcctccccatccccactccTGGCCCCCTTTTTACAGGAGGAACACATCTGTGGATGAGAACTATGAGTGGGACTCAGAATTCCCTGGGGACCTGGAATTGCTGGACACTCTGCACTTGGGTTTGGCTGGCCCTCAAGCCCGCCCTGAAGCAGAGCCAGAGCTAGGTGTGTGCACCCAGAGCCTTACTGTCCTTTGCCTACCATGTCTCCAGGCTGTTCTTTCCCAGCTGCCTGAATCAGCAGGCCCAGCTTCCAGTCACCCACAAATCTCACACATGGCCCCACTCTTGTAGGCACAAAGATCCCAGAGGAGGGCCTTCTCCTGAACACTGCCCAGGTCCCTGGCCCTGAGGCCCGTTGTGCTGCCCTCCGGGAGGAGTTCCTGGCCTTCCGCCGCCGCCGAGATGCCGCCCGAGCACGCTTTCCAGCCTATCGCCAGACAGTTCCTGACCCTGAGCAGGCCACTCTGCTGTGAAGACCTCAGGGTGAGGCCATGGAGATGCTCGGACCCTGCCAAGGTGGCTTCCAATTAAGTCCGGAGCTGCCCCACCCCTCTGTATCCAGGCACAGACTCCAATAGTGGGCCCAGGTGGGCTTGCTATTGGGTGTATGCGCTGAATCCCAAGAGTATGGGGGCTACAACAGGGATCTTAGaattggtgtgtgtggtgtgtgtgtgtgtgtgtgctgtgttagtatgggagaggttttttttttttttacaggtgaATAAAAATCTGAGAAAAGTTTTCTGTGTGTCCTTTGGCTCTTAATCCTCAAGGGTGATGCTGGGAGAATCCTGAAAatctaaaaacatttttttgttttttgttttctttctcagtgATAAACATTCCTCTCTCAAATCAGATTGACATGGGCCCTCCTTCTGAGCTCCCATCCAAACATATTCAGCACAATCACATTTTCCCCCAGCTCCACGCCCCCCTCCTACTTTGAGCCTGTTGCTAGCAGGGTCAGGAAGGTCACTGAattaagtaacttttttttagcCTTTGATTTTAGTTTAGCAGTTATCATTCCATAGAATTGTCTCCCCAAGCAGTGAAATGCCTGTCTGAGAACTAGATGGCAGGAGGCTGGGCACATATAAAGTTGTGTCACTGTTCTGTCTCTTCCATGTGCCTCAGACTCAGGATTTGAGGTGGTCCAACACGCTGGTGGACCTGCCTTCCCCTTGGGGAGTTCTGTCTTTCCAGTCATTGAGGTAGACACTCAGGAAACCGAGACAGATGAGTTTGGAGATAAAGCAGTGCCGGTTATGATGGTGGCCCAGGGCTGGATCATTGTGTGCTGGCCTCTCCCTCTCAAGTCACTGACTTTACAATTCCATGGGCATGCCACTCGGTCCTATTTTCAAGAGGTGAACAGGAGCACAGAGCACCTTAGTAACTCATAgtagggggctggggggtgggtagTGGCTGGAGTAGGTGAAGTGAGGGAttggacagaaaggggaagcaggTGAACAAGCTATATTGGTGGGGAAGTCCAGACAAAGATTGGGGCTGCAGAGGACAGAATCCCCCTCCTCATGGAAACGTCCCTGACAGAACTGGAGAGAATAGGAAGGTGGGCAGGGGCTGGGAGTTGGTGCCC
Above is a genomic segment from Erinaceus europaeus chromosome 9, mEriEur2.1, whole genome shotgun sequence containing:
- the IGSF9 gene encoding protein turtle homolog A isoform X1 gives rise to the protein MVWCLGLAFLSLIISQGADGRVRPEVVSVVGQAGGSAVLGCDLLPPSGHPPLHVIEWLRFGFLLPIFIQFGLYSPRIDPDYVGRVRLQKGASLHIEGLRAEDQGWYECRVLFLDQQHPEDEAANGSWVHLTVNSPPEFLETPPKVLEVRELEPLTLRCVAHGSPQPQVTWKLQGQDLGQGQGPVQVQNGTLWIPKVEQSSSGIYICQASSTEGSTTHTTQLLVLGPPVIVVPPQNSTVNASRDALLTCRAEAHPTNLTYSWFQDGTNVFHIPRLQARVRVLVDGSLRLRATQPDDAGRYTCIPSNGFPPPPSATAYLIVLYPAQVISMPAETALPIGMQGVIQCPARANPPLLFVSWTKDGQALQLDKFPGWSQSPEGSLIIALGNEDALGEYSCTPYNSLGTTGPSAVTRVLLKAPPAFLERPKEEYFQEVGRELLIPCSASGDPPPAVSWTKVGQVLQGQARVDSNSSLLLRPLTKEAHGRWECMASNAVARVAAFTNIYVLGTSPHAVTNVSVVPLPKGVNVSWEPGFDGGYLQRFSVWYTPLAKRPDRAHHDWVSLAVPVGAAHLLVPGLQPHMPYQFSILAQNKLGSGPFSEIVLSAPEGFPTTTAPPRLPSTEMSPPLSPPRGLVAVRTPRGVLLHWDPPELVPVRLDGYILEGRQGSQGWEVLDPQVAGTDMELLVPGLIKDVLYEFRLMAFTDGDVSGPSNTANVSTSGLEVYPSRTQLPGLLPQPVLAGVLGGVLFLGAAVLVSVLAACLMNRRRAARRRLKRLRQGPPLIFSPPGKAAPHSAPGSGSPDSVAKLKLQASPVLSLRQSLLWGEPPGPPSPPPDPPPSRGSLPLEPISRGPDGRFVMAPSLRSSQERSGPDQVEFQTPAGRQARSFDCSSSSPSGLPEPLHISDISPVVPPPMTLPSPLPGPGSLLQYLSLPFFREMNVDGDWPPLEEPALAPPRDYMDTQPCPSSSFLCPLDSPTVSSRTAQELPYTALADWTLRERLLPSLLPAAPRGSLTSQSSGRGSASFLRPPSSAPSAGGSYLSPPPGDTSSWANGLERWSRREHVLTVSKRRNTSVDENYEWDSEFPGDLELLDTLHLGLAGPQARPEAEPELGTKIPEEGLLLNTAQVPGPEARCAALREEFLAFRRRRDAARARFPAYRQTVPDPEQATLL
- the IGSF9 gene encoding protein turtle homolog A isoform X3; protein product: MVWCLGLAFLSLIISQGADGRVRPEVVSVVGQAGGSAVLGCDLLPPSGHPPLHVIEWLRFGFLLPIFIQFGLYSPRIDPDYVGRVRLQKGASLHIEGLRAEDQGWYECRVLFLDQQHPEDEAANGSWVHLTVNSPPEFLETPPKVLEVRELEPLTLRCVAHGSPQPQVTWKLQGQDLGQGQGPVQVQNGTLWIPKVEQSSSGIYICQASSTEGSTTHTTQLLVLGPPVIVVPPQNSTVNASRDALLTCRAEAHPTNLTYSWFQDGTNVFHIPRLQARVRVLVDGSLRLRATQPDDAGRYTCIPSNGFPPPPSATAYLIVLYPAQVISMPAETALPIGMQGVIQCPARANPPLLFVSWTKDGQALQLDKFPGWSQSPEGSLIIALGNEDALGEYSCTPYNSLGTTGPSAVTRVLLKAPPAFLERPKEEYFQEVGRELLIPCSASGDPPPAVSWTKVGQVLQGQARVDSNSSLLLRPLTKEAHGRWECMASNAVARVAAFTNIYVLGTSPHAVTNVSVVPLPKGVNVSWEPGFDGGYLQRFSVWYTPLAKRPDRAHHDWVSLAVPVGAAHLLVPGLQPHMPYQFSILAQNKLGSGPFSEIVLSAPEGFPTTTAPPRLPSTEMSPPLSPPRGLVAVRTPRGVLLHWDPPELVPVRLDGYILEGRQGSQGWEVLDPQVAGTDMELLVPGLIKDVLYEFRLMAFTDGDVSGPSNTANVSTSGLEVYPSRTQLPGLLPQPVLAGVLGGVLFLGAAVLVSVLAACLMNRRRAARRRLKRLRQGPPLIFSPPGKAAPHSALLRIKSLKA
- the IGSF9 gene encoding protein turtle homolog A isoform X2, yielding MVWCLGLAFLSLIISQGADGRVRPEVVSVVGQAGGSAVLGCDLLPPSGHPPLHVIEWLRFGFLLPIFIQFGLYSPRIDPDYVAPPEFLETPPKVLEVRELEPLTLRCVAHGSPQPQVTWKLQGQDLGQGQGPVQVQNGTLWIPKVEQSSSGIYICQASSTEGSTTHTTQLLVLGPPVIVVPPQNSTVNASRDALLTCRAEAHPTNLTYSWFQDGTNVFHIPRLQARVRVLVDGSLRLRATQPDDAGRYTCIPSNGFPPPPSATAYLIVLYPAQVISMPAETALPIGMQGVIQCPARANPPLLFVSWTKDGQALQLDKFPGWSQSPEGSLIIALGNEDALGEYSCTPYNSLGTTGPSAVTRVLLKAPPAFLERPKEEYFQEVGRELLIPCSASGDPPPAVSWTKVGQVLQGQARVDSNSSLLLRPLTKEAHGRWECMASNAVARVAAFTNIYVLGTSPHAVTNVSVVPLPKGVNVSWEPGFDGGYLQRFSVWYTPLAKRPDRAHHDWVSLAVPVGAAHLLVPGLQPHMPYQFSILAQNKLGSGPFSEIVLSAPEGFPTTTAPPRLPSTEMSPPLSPPRGLVAVRTPRGVLLHWDPPELVPVRLDGYILEGRQGSQGWEVLDPQVAGTDMELLVPGLIKDVLYEFRLMAFTDGDVSGPSNTANVSTSGLEVYPSRTQLPGLLPQPVLAGVLGGVLFLGAAVLVSVLAACLMNRRRAARRRLKRLRQGPPLIFSPPGKAAPHSAPGSGSPDSVAKLKLQASPVLSLRQSLLWGEPPGPPSPPPDPPPSRGSLPLEPISRGPDGRFVMAPSLRSSQERSGPDQVEFQTPAGRQARSFDCSSSSPSGLPEPLHISDISPVVPPPMTLPSPLPGPGSLLQYLSLPFFREMNVDGDWPPLEEPALAPPRDYMDTQPCPSSSFLCPLDSPTVSSRTAQELPYTALADWTLRERLLPSLLPAAPRGSLTSQSSGRGSASFLRPPSSAPSAGGSYLSPPPGDTSSWANGLERWSRREHVLTVSKRRNTSVDENYEWDSEFPGDLELLDTLHLGLAGPQARPEAEPELGTKIPEEGLLLNTAQVPGPEARCAALREEFLAFRRRRDAARARFPAYRQTVPDPEQATLL